One Pectobacterium polaris DNA window includes the following coding sequences:
- the pdxR gene encoding MocR-like pyridoxine biosynthesis transcription factor PdxR, with amino-acid sequence MFKHAQLESVKAWIGDPAQGALPLHARIQRAIRQLILDGVLDVGKPLPASRALATSLGVSRDTVESAYSQLHAEGFIERRVGSGSFVSARAKRLPGRGKARKTGDSKAELRLSQRGSAMFQNGGVRDFIIPRAFAPGVPETRNFPLQTWERLERQVLKEYGTRALLHSPPQGMEVLRRAIADYVNLERGARATPDRVLVLTSSQQALTLCATVLLDAGDPIFLEDPVYHGARKAFEAAGLACVPIPLDADGLQIDHLLEASNTHNVSAKAVFLTPSHQFPTGATLTLDRRLAVIEWARQNQSWIIEDDYDSEFHYAGKPTACVQGLDPHDRTIYIGTFTKSLFPGLRIGYMVLPPQLVAPMTVARTLMDGHSAPIPQLTLARFIEGGHFGAYVRTMRAVYAERRDVLARLVRQHLADFVEPRVPAGGMQMPCIFIRDISEHDAVESARRAGIDLLGLTALYASGQHKAGFLMGFAAHAPHELETAVKTLAKVLRALC; translated from the coding sequence TTGTTCAAACACGCCCAGCTTGAATCGGTCAAAGCCTGGATTGGCGACCCCGCACAAGGTGCTTTACCCTTACACGCGCGTATCCAACGAGCGATTCGCCAGTTAATCCTCGATGGCGTTCTTGATGTGGGCAAGCCCTTGCCTGCATCGCGTGCGCTGGCTACATCACTGGGCGTATCGCGTGATACGGTCGAATCGGCTTACAGCCAGCTGCATGCTGAAGGATTTATCGAACGTCGCGTCGGCAGCGGCAGTTTCGTATCGGCGCGGGCAAAACGTCTGCCGGGACGTGGCAAAGCCCGGAAAACGGGAGATAGCAAAGCAGAACTGCGCCTCAGTCAACGCGGCAGCGCGATGTTTCAGAATGGTGGCGTTCGCGACTTCATCATCCCGCGTGCGTTCGCGCCCGGCGTGCCGGAAACCCGCAACTTTCCCCTCCAGACATGGGAACGGCTAGAGCGACAGGTGCTAAAAGAATATGGCACGCGGGCGCTGCTACACAGCCCGCCACAGGGCATGGAAGTGCTGAGACGTGCCATCGCAGATTATGTCAATCTCGAACGGGGAGCCCGTGCTACACCCGATCGCGTACTGGTGCTGACCAGTTCCCAACAAGCACTCACCCTGTGTGCGACGGTATTGCTGGATGCTGGCGATCCGATCTTCCTTGAAGATCCCGTGTACCACGGCGCCCGCAAGGCATTCGAAGCCGCCGGACTTGCCTGTGTACCGATCCCGTTAGATGCCGATGGTTTGCAGATTGATCACCTGCTTGAGGCAAGCAACACCCACAACGTGTCCGCTAAAGCGGTATTCCTGACACCCTCACACCAGTTCCCAACCGGTGCAACGCTGACGTTGGATCGACGGCTGGCCGTGATTGAATGGGCCCGGCAGAACCAGAGCTGGATTATTGAAGACGACTACGACAGCGAGTTCCACTATGCAGGCAAACCTACCGCCTGTGTGCAGGGGCTCGACCCGCACGATCGAACGATCTATATCGGCACCTTCACCAAATCACTGTTTCCCGGCCTGCGCATCGGCTACATGGTACTGCCGCCACAGCTGGTTGCCCCAATGACCGTGGCCCGCACGCTGATGGATGGACACAGCGCGCCCATTCCACAGCTCACGCTGGCACGTTTTATCGAAGGAGGCCACTTCGGTGCCTATGTACGCACGATGCGCGCCGTTTATGCGGAACGCCGCGATGTGCTGGCACGGCTGGTGCGTCAGCATCTGGCTGACTTCGTGGAACCACGGGTGCCAGCCGGAGGTATGCAAATGCCCTGTATCTTCATCCGTGACATCTCTGAACACGACGCGGTGGAATCCGCGCGTCGGGCCGGTATCGATCTGCTCGGGCTGACAGCACTGTATGCGTCGGGCCAGCATAAAGCCGGTTTCCTCATGGGATTTGCCGCCCACGCGCCACATGAACTGGAAACGGCGGTCAAGACGTTGGCGAAGGTACTACGCGCGCTGTGCTGA
- the eptA gene encoding phosphoethanolamine transferase EptA, protein MKNPIPMGRPHVSSIMFVLIFSAFITLVQNIAYYRQTLQLLDMTDWVTIPFFLSMPVVIFAVLNIIFTLLAVPYLRKAVIVLFLLTGAAAQYFMLNYGIIIDRTMIQNILETTAGESFSLLTPQLVAWVFFIGVIPAALAVWIKIKPAKPTTLYIGMRFLSVIISLFAILSVAAFFYKDYASFMRNNKELVKAITPSNIVAASLSYHKHSVLANLPLEQIGLDAHKAAPPSPTAKKNLVILVVGETSRAQNFSLGGYGKETNPLLAKDNVVYFENTSSCGTSTGVSVPCMFSNMPRQSFNGDVASHQEGLLDILQRAKVNVLWQENDGGCKDACTRVPTVDVTSLKLPGLCTNGECHDDALFHGVEDYINKLDNDGIIVLHTIGSHGPSYYQRYPDAFKKFTPTCDTNQIQTCTQEALTNTYDNTILYVDFVLDKAINLLKQHQDKFSTSLVYLSDHGESLGENGIYLHSMPYSIAPKQQTHVPMLMWLSTGYQQQQGIQDTCLRQNAKQLDYSQDNLFHTILGMFTIATKEYQPQLDILHPCRDKAT, encoded by the coding sequence ATGAAAAATCCAATACCGATGGGCAGACCACACGTGAGTAGCATCATGTTCGTGCTGATATTTTCTGCCTTTATTACTCTGGTCCAGAACATTGCCTACTACCGTCAGACACTGCAACTGCTGGACATGACAGACTGGGTTACTATCCCTTTCTTTCTCAGCATGCCCGTTGTGATTTTCGCGGTGCTGAATATCATTTTCACACTTCTGGCAGTCCCTTATCTGCGTAAGGCCGTCATTGTTCTTTTCCTGCTGACCGGTGCCGCTGCGCAATACTTTATGCTGAACTACGGCATTATCATTGACCGTACCATGATCCAGAATATTCTGGAGACAACAGCTGGTGAATCCTTTTCACTGCTTACGCCACAGCTTGTCGCCTGGGTATTCTTTATTGGCGTCATTCCTGCGGCGCTCGCCGTCTGGATAAAAATAAAGCCCGCCAAGCCGACAACGCTCTATATTGGCATGCGCTTTCTTAGCGTTATTATTTCGTTATTCGCCATTTTATCCGTCGCGGCATTCTTTTATAAAGATTACGCCTCGTTTATGCGTAATAACAAAGAGTTGGTAAAAGCGATTACGCCCAGCAATATTGTGGCGGCCAGCTTGTCCTACCATAAACATAGTGTGCTAGCTAATTTGCCTCTGGAGCAAATCGGTCTGGATGCCCACAAAGCGGCCCCACCATCCCCGACGGCAAAAAAGAATCTGGTTATTCTGGTGGTTGGTGAGACATCCCGGGCGCAAAACTTTTCGCTGGGCGGTTACGGGAAAGAAACGAATCCGCTGCTGGCAAAAGACAATGTGGTTTATTTTGAAAACACCTCATCGTGCGGTACCTCAACGGGCGTTTCCGTTCCCTGCATGTTTTCCAACATGCCGCGCCAAAGCTTTAATGGTGACGTAGCCAGCCATCAGGAAGGGCTGCTGGATATATTACAACGGGCAAAGGTTAACGTACTTTGGCAGGAAAATGACGGCGGCTGCAAGGATGCCTGTACACGAGTGCCAACAGTTGATGTGACATCATTAAAGCTGCCGGGATTATGCACCAACGGCGAATGCCACGATGACGCGTTATTCCACGGTGTAGAAGATTATATTAACAAGCTCGATAACGACGGGATTATCGTATTACATACGATAGGCAGCCACGGCCCGAGTTATTACCAGCGCTATCCTGACGCCTTTAAGAAATTTACGCCAACGTGCGATACCAATCAGATTCAGACCTGTACGCAGGAAGCGCTGACCAATACGTATGACAATACGATCCTGTACGTCGATTTTGTTCTGGATAAAGCGATCAATTTACTGAAACAGCATCAGGATAAATTTAGTACGTCGCTGGTTTACCTGTCAGATCACGGCGAATCATTAGGGGAAAACGGCATCTACCTGCACAGTATGCCCTACTCAATTGCGCCGAAGCAGCAAACGCACGTACCGATGTTGATGTGGTTATCAACAGGTTACCAGCAGCAACAAGGCATTCAGGACACCTGTCTGCGCCAGAACGCAAAACAGCTGGATTACTCGCAAGATAATCTTTTCCATACCATACTGGGGATGTTTACTATCGCCACGAAAGAATATCAGCCTCAGCTCGATATCCTTCATCCGTGCAGGGACAAGGCAACATGA
- the pmrA gene encoding two-component system response regulator PmrA has translation MKLLIVEDDKLLQEGLLLALSHEGYACDCAGTAKEADALISSAHYSLVILDLGLPDEDGLTLLSRWRKNHYQHPVLILTARDKVNDRVSGLDVGADDYLAKPFALTELQARVRALIRRNQGSSNSLIQVDNITLDLNNQQVLLDDKPVVLTPKEFAILSRLVLKAGSQVHREVLHQDIYAWNDDPSSNSLEVHIHNLRHKIGKDRIRTLRGFGYLLTKGEQP, from the coding sequence ATGAAGTTATTGATTGTTGAAGACGATAAGCTGTTACAGGAAGGATTATTATTGGCGTTGAGTCATGAAGGTTATGCCTGCGATTGTGCAGGCACCGCCAAAGAAGCAGACGCGCTCATCAGCAGCGCGCATTACAGTCTGGTTATTCTCGATCTTGGCTTACCGGATGAAGACGGGCTCACCCTGCTCTCACGCTGGCGCAAGAACCATTACCAGCATCCCGTACTCATCTTAACGGCGCGGGATAAGGTCAACGATCGCGTCAGCGGGCTGGATGTCGGCGCAGACGATTACCTTGCCAAGCCTTTCGCACTGACCGAATTACAGGCGCGGGTACGCGCCCTGATTCGCCGCAATCAGGGTTCAAGCAACAGCTTGATACAGGTCGACAACATTACGTTGGACTTAAACAATCAACAGGTGTTACTGGACGACAAGCCAGTGGTGCTGACGCCAAAAGAGTTTGCGATCCTGTCCCGTCTGGTGTTGAAAGCCGGTTCCCAAGTACATCGCGAGGTTCTGCATCAGGATATCTACGCCTGGAACGACGACCCGTCTTCCAACTCGCTGGAAGTGCATATCCATAATCTGCGTCACAAGATAGGGAAAGACCGCATCCGAACCCTGCGAGGTTTTGGCTATCTGCTGACTAAAGGTGAACAACCATGA
- a CDS encoding helix-turn-helix transcriptional regulator yields MSNSLVSGESYELDLLDERPFSQTDYEILKSYEAVVDGLAMLIGEHCEIVLHSLEDLKCSAVRIANGEHTGRKIGSPITDLALRMLHDMAGEDSSVSKAYFTRAKSGVLMKSVTIAIRNRDQRVIGLLCINMNLDVPFSQIVQTFIPPETHDAASSVNFASSVDDLVAQTLEFSIEEVNADRNVSNNAKNRQIVLSLYEKGIFDIKDAINQVAERLNISKHTVYLYIRQFKSGDFSGHER; encoded by the coding sequence ATGTCTAATTCGCTTGTATCTGGCGAATCTTATGAGCTTGATTTGCTGGATGAACGTCCTTTCAGTCAAACGGACTATGAGATCCTGAAATCGTATGAAGCGGTGGTTGATGGCTTGGCCATGTTGATTGGCGAGCATTGTGAGATTGTGTTGCACTCGCTTGAGGATCTTAAATGTTCTGCTGTGCGTATTGCCAATGGAGAACATACTGGTAGGAAGATTGGCTCGCCGATTACGGATCTTGCATTGCGTATGCTGCATGATATGGCAGGTGAAGATAGCAGCGTGTCGAAAGCCTATTTTACCCGCGCAAAAAGCGGCGTGTTGATGAAGTCAGTGACGATTGCCATTCGCAATCGCGATCAGCGCGTGATTGGGCTGCTGTGTATCAACATGAATTTGGATGTGCCTTTCTCCCAGATTGTGCAGACCTTCATTCCACCTGAAACGCATGATGCCGCCTCTTCCGTTAACTTTGCGTCATCCGTTGATGATCTCGTGGCACAAACGTTGGAATTTTCGATTGAGGAAGTCAACGCGGATCGCAACGTTTCCAATAATGCGAAAAATCGCCAAATTGTACTGAGCCTGTATGAGAAAGGTATCTTTGATATTAAAGACGCCATCAACCAGGTTGCCGAACGCCTCAATATCTCCAAACACACGGTCTACCTTTATATTCGTCAATTCAAAAGCGGCGACTTCAGCGGGCACGAACGTTAA
- the rpsL gene encoding 30S ribosomal protein S12, with protein sequence MATINQLVRKPRSLKAAKSNVPALEACPQKRGVCTRVYTTTPKKPNSALRKVCRVRLTNGFEVTSYIGGEGHNLQEHSVILIRGGRVKDLPGVRYHTVRGALDCSGVKDRKQSRSKYGVKKPKA encoded by the coding sequence ATGGCAACGATTAACCAGCTGGTACGCAAACCACGCTCCCTGAAGGCTGCTAAAAGCAACGTTCCGGCGCTGGAAGCATGCCCGCAGAAACGTGGCGTATGTACCCGTGTATATACTACCACCCCTAAAAAACCGAACTCCGCACTGCGTAAAGTATGTCGTGTTCGTTTAACCAACGGTTTTGAAGTTACCTCCTATATTGGTGGTGAAGGTCATAACCTGCAGGAGCACTCCGTGATCCTGATCCGTGGCGGTCGTGTTAAAGACCTGCCAGGTGTGCGTTACCACACCGTTCGTGGCGCGCTGGACTGCTCAGGTGTTAAAGACCGTAAGCAATCCCGTTCCAAATACGGCGTGAAGAAGCCAAAGGCTTAA
- the pmrB gene encoding two-component system sensor histidine kinase PmrB → MKSDADTVTSMRRRLVLALGGILLVCQMISVFWLWHESEEQISLLVDKSLSASAQNMQIDQEINEAIASLSIPSLVMVILTLLMCFQAVSWITRPLSRLQEELQDRTAENLEPLPQQSDIKEIAAVTHTINQLFQRLDETLKRDRQFTADVAHELRTPLSGIRLHLELHQQQHQIDCSSLIKRIDKMVKTVEQLLLLARVGQEFSAGHHQNVAFLKDVIFPMQDELSEMLQKRQQTLKWILPPEDITLRGDATLLQLLLRNLVENAYRYSPEASQITVSLNTLSHIELQVEDEGPGIDESKVGELSKAFVRMDSRYGGIGLGLSIVTRIAQLHDGKFFLCNRPQRSGALARVVLTAPDTSLDEA, encoded by the coding sequence ATGAAGAGCGATGCCGACACCGTCACCAGCATGCGCCGTCGTTTGGTGCTGGCACTGGGCGGCATCCTGCTTGTCTGTCAGATGATCAGCGTATTCTGGCTTTGGCACGAAAGCGAAGAGCAGATCAGCCTACTGGTTGATAAATCCCTGAGCGCCAGCGCCCAAAACATGCAGATCGATCAAGAGATCAATGAGGCGATTGCCTCGCTCAGTATCCCAAGTCTGGTGATGGTCATCCTGACATTGCTCATGTGCTTTCAGGCGGTCAGTTGGATCACTCGTCCGCTTTCCCGCCTACAGGAAGAATTGCAGGATCGCACGGCGGAAAACCTGGAGCCGCTGCCACAGCAGAGTGACATTAAAGAAATCGCTGCTGTCACCCATACCATCAACCAACTTTTTCAACGTCTGGACGAAACGTTAAAACGCGACAGGCAATTTACTGCGGATGTCGCTCATGAATTACGAACCCCGCTATCCGGTATTCGACTGCACCTCGAACTGCACCAGCAGCAACATCAGATTGACTGTAGTTCGCTCATCAAACGCATTGATAAAATGGTGAAAACGGTGGAGCAGCTTTTGCTGCTTGCGCGTGTCGGGCAAGAGTTTTCAGCGGGCCATCACCAAAATGTCGCGTTCCTGAAAGACGTCATTTTTCCTATGCAGGATGAACTGAGCGAGATGCTGCAAAAGCGTCAGCAGACGCTGAAATGGATATTGCCACCAGAAGATATCACTCTGCGCGGCGATGCGACGTTGCTCCAACTACTGCTACGCAATCTGGTAGAAAACGCCTATCGCTATAGCCCGGAAGCCAGCCAGATCACCGTGAGCCTGAACACGCTGTCACATATTGAACTACAGGTTGAGGATGAAGGGCCAGGGATCGACGAAAGCAAAGTCGGTGAATTAAGTAAGGCGTTTGTACGCATGGACAGCCGCTATGGCGGTATCGGCCTCGGGCTAAGTATCGTGACGCGCATTGCTCAGTTGCACGATGGAAAATTTTTCCTCTGCAACCGGCCGCAACGTTCCGGAGCCCTCGCTCGCGTCGTGCTCACCGCCCCTGACACATCCCTGGATGAGGCCTGA
- the tusC gene encoding sulfurtransferase complex subunit TusC, whose product MKRVAFVFTHSPHGSASGREGLDALLAMSALTEEIGVFFVGDGVLQLLPHQQPEKILMRNYIATFGVLPLYDIECCYLCETSVRQRGLSIETDWVLDVELLAPQAWRSKLADYHSILSF is encoded by the coding sequence ATGAAGCGAGTCGCATTTGTTTTTACGCATTCTCCACATGGGAGTGCTTCCGGGCGAGAAGGGCTAGATGCGCTATTGGCGATGTCAGCACTGACGGAAGAGATCGGCGTGTTCTTTGTTGGTGATGGCGTACTTCAACTGCTGCCGCATCAACAGCCGGAAAAGATTTTGATGCGTAATTACATCGCAACGTTTGGCGTGCTGCCGTTGTACGATATCGAATGTTGTTATCTGTGCGAGACTTCTGTGCGCCAGCGTGGGTTGAGTATAGAGACAGACTGGGTTTTGGATGTAGAGCTATTAGCGCCGCAAGCATGGCGTAGTAAGTTGGCCGATTATCATTCCATCCTTTCATTCTAG
- the fusA gene encoding elongation factor G yields MARTTPIARYRNIGISAHIDAGKTTTTERILFYTGVNHKIGEVHDGAATMDWMEQEQERGITITSAATTAFWSGMAKQYEPHRVNIIDTPGHVDFTIEVERSMRVLDGAVMVYCAVGGVQPQSETVWRQANKYKVPRIAFVNKMDRMGANFLKVVGQIKARLGANPVPLQLAIGAEEGFTGIVDLVKMKAINWNDADQGVTFEYEDIPADMQELAEEWHQNLIESAAEASEELMEKYLGGEELTEEEIKKALRQRVLNNEIILVTCGSAFKNKGVQAMLDAVVDYLPSPVDVPAINGLLDDGKDTPAERHASDDEPFAALAFKIATDPFVGNLTFFRVYSGVVNSGDTVLNPVKSARERFGRIVQMHANKREEIKEVRAGDIAAAIGLKDVTTGDTLCDPDNVIILERMEFPEPVISIAVEPKTKADQEKMGLALGRLAKEDPSFRVWTDEESNQTIIAGMGELHLDIIVDRMKREFNVEANVGKPQVAYREAIRAKVTDIEGKHAKQSGGRGQYGHVVIDMYPLEPGSNPKGYEFTNDIKGGVIPGEYIPAVDKGIQEQLKAGPLAGYPVVDLGVRLHFGSYHDVDSSELAFKLAASIAFKDGFKKAKPVLLEPIMKVEVETPEENTGDVIGDLSRRRGMLRGQESNVTGVVIHAEVPLSEMFGYATQLRSLTKGRASYSMEFLKYDDAPNNVAQAVIEARGK; encoded by the coding sequence ATGGCTCGTACAACACCCATCGCACGCTACCGTAACATTGGTATCAGTGCGCACATCGACGCCGGTAAAACCACTACTACCGAACGTATTCTGTTCTACACTGGTGTAAACCATAAAATCGGTGAAGTTCATGACGGCGCAGCTACCATGGACTGGATGGAGCAGGAGCAGGAGCGTGGTATTACTATCACTTCCGCAGCGACTACTGCATTCTGGTCTGGTATGGCTAAGCAGTATGAACCGCATCGTGTAAACATCATCGACACCCCAGGACACGTTGACTTCACTATCGAAGTAGAACGTTCTATGCGTGTACTTGATGGTGCGGTAATGGTTTACTGCGCAGTTGGTGGTGTTCAGCCGCAGTCTGAAACCGTATGGCGTCAGGCAAACAAATATAAAGTTCCACGCATTGCGTTCGTTAACAAAATGGACCGCATGGGTGCGAATTTCCTGAAAGTTGTTGGTCAGATCAAAGCTCGTCTGGGCGCGAACCCTGTTCCGCTGCAACTGGCAATTGGTGCTGAAGAAGGTTTCACTGGTATTGTTGACCTGGTGAAAATGAAAGCCATCAACTGGAACGATGCCGATCAGGGCGTGACCTTCGAATACGAAGATATCCCGGCTGATATGCAAGAGCTGGCTGAAGAGTGGCACCAAAACCTGATCGAATCCGCAGCAGAAGCTTCTGAAGAGCTGATGGAGAAATACCTGGGTGGTGAAGAACTGACTGAAGAAGAGATCAAAAAAGCTCTGCGTCAGCGCGTTCTGAACAACGAAATCATCCTGGTAACCTGTGGTTCTGCATTTAAGAACAAAGGTGTTCAGGCGATGCTGGATGCGGTAGTTGACTACCTGCCATCCCCAGTTGACGTACCTGCGATCAATGGTCTTTTGGATGACGGTAAAGACACGCCGGCTGAGCGTCACGCAAGTGATGACGAGCCGTTTGCTGCACTGGCGTTCAAAATTGCTACCGACCCGTTTGTTGGTAACCTGACGTTCTTCCGCGTGTACTCTGGTGTGGTTAACTCCGGTGATACCGTACTGAACCCAGTTAAATCAGCACGTGAGCGTTTTGGTCGTATCGTTCAGATGCACGCTAACAAGCGTGAAGAGATCAAAGAAGTTCGTGCGGGCGATATCGCTGCTGCTATCGGTCTGAAAGATGTAACGACGGGTGACACTCTGTGTGATCCAGACAACGTCATCATTTTGGAACGTATGGAATTCCCTGAACCGGTAATTTCCATCGCGGTAGAACCGAAAACCAAAGCTGACCAAGAAAAAATGGGTCTGGCATTGGGCCGTCTGGCTAAAGAAGACCCGTCTTTCCGTGTATGGACTGACGAAGAATCTAACCAGACCATCATCGCTGGTATGGGTGAGTTGCACCTCGATATCATCGTTGACCGTATGAAGCGTGAATTCAACGTTGAAGCGAACGTGGGTAAACCACAGGTTGCTTATCGTGAAGCGATTCGTGCGAAAGTTACCGATATCGAAGGTAAACACGCCAAGCAGTCTGGTGGTCGTGGTCAGTATGGTCATGTTGTTATCGACATGTACCCGCTGGAGCCGGGCTCAAATCCGAAAGGTTACGAGTTCACCAACGACATTAAAGGTGGTGTAATTCCTGGTGAATACATCCCTGCCGTTGATAAAGGCATTCAGGAACAGCTGAAAGCAGGCCCACTGGCTGGTTACCCAGTTGTGGATCTCGGCGTGCGTCTGCACTTCGGTTCTTACCATGACGTTGACTCCTCTGAGCTGGCGTTTAAACTGGCCGCTTCTATCGCCTTTAAAGATGGCTTTAAGAAAGCGAAACCTGTTCTGCTTGAGCCGATCATGAAGGTTGAAGTTGAAACGCCGGAAGAGAACACTGGTGATGTCATCGGTGACCTTAGCCGTCGTCGTGGTATGCTGCGTGGTCAAGAATCCAACGTTACTGGCGTTGTGATTCACGCTGAAGTTCCGCTGTCTGAAATGTTCGGATACGCAACTCAACTGCGTTCTCTGACCAAAGGCCGTGCGTCTTACTCCATGGAATTCCTGAAGTACGATGATGCGCCTAACAACGTTGCTCAGGCCGTAATTGAAGCCCGTGGCAAATAA
- a CDS encoding YggS family pyridoxal phosphate-dependent enzyme: MSISSDTQTRHDRHGCYPDAATVDDFQLNLAAVQARIAAACQRAGRDPATVRLLPVSKTKPESRLRMAHAAGCRILGENKVQEAFRKWEAMQDLTDLQWSVIGHLQTNKAKLVARFATEFQALDSLRLAEALDRRLQIEGRSLDVFVQVNTSGEASKYGLSPEDVPAFIQALPAFSALRVRGFMTLALFSSEAECVRQCFIRLRQLRDRLQQNLPVGIELDELSMGMSGDFEIAIEEGATVVRVGQAIFGARPLPDSYYWPDSAITE, translated from the coding sequence ATGTCGATATCCTCCGATACACAAACTCGCCACGACAGGCACGGCTGTTATCCCGACGCTGCCACAGTTGACGATTTCCAGCTCAATCTGGCGGCAGTTCAGGCTCGCATCGCAGCAGCTTGTCAGCGAGCCGGTCGCGATCCTGCCACCGTGCGACTGCTGCCTGTCAGCAAGACCAAACCCGAAAGTCGCCTGCGCATGGCCCATGCGGCAGGTTGTCGGATATTGGGCGAAAACAAGGTGCAGGAGGCGTTCCGTAAATGGGAAGCCATGCAGGATTTAACCGATTTACAGTGGTCGGTCATTGGTCACCTGCAAACCAACAAGGCTAAGCTGGTGGCACGCTTCGCTACCGAATTTCAGGCGTTGGACAGCCTGCGGCTGGCTGAAGCGCTGGATCGTCGCTTGCAGATTGAAGGACGTTCGCTGGATGTGTTCGTGCAGGTCAACACCTCCGGTGAGGCCAGCAAGTACGGTCTGTCCCCTGAAGATGTCCCCGCGTTCATTCAGGCACTTCCCGCATTTTCTGCGCTACGCGTGCGTGGATTTATGACGCTAGCGCTGTTCTCCAGCGAGGCCGAATGTGTACGCCAGTGTTTTATACGGCTGCGTCAGTTACGCGATCGGTTGCAGCAAAACCTTCCGGTCGGTATTGAGCTGGATGAATTATCCATGGGGATGTCCGGTGATTTTGAGATCGCGATTGAGGAAGGTGCTACCGTGGTGCGCGTCGGTCAGGCAATCTTTGGCGCTCGCCCTCTGCCGGATAGTTACTACTGGCCTGATAGCGCCATTACAGAATGA
- the tusB gene encoding sulfurtransferase complex subunit TusB: protein MLHTLSRSPYHIDLDALLRSLGQGDALVLLQDGVIAALAGGDIIQRLLDSAVLLYALQPDTAARGMTEQISNNVTLIDYNQFVQLTVEHPQQLAW, encoded by the coding sequence ATGCTGCATACGCTCTCACGTTCTCCTTATCACATTGACCTGGATGCACTTCTGCGAAGTTTGGGTCAGGGTGATGCGTTGGTCTTATTGCAAGACGGTGTTATCGCTGCGCTGGCTGGTGGGGATATCATTCAGCGTCTTCTTGATTCAGCGGTTCTTCTCTATGCGCTCCAGCCTGATACGGCGGCAAGAGGAATGACTGAACAAATTTCAAACAATGTGACACTCATTGACTATAATCAGTTTGTTCAACTGACAGTGGAACACCCGCAGCAACTCGCGTGGTAA
- the tusD gene encoding sulfurtransferase complex subunit TusD produces MLSYCLLVTGPAYGTQQASSALQFAQALLAEGHKLKSVFFYREGVLNANQLTSPANDEFDLVRAWQQLGAAHQVALNVCVAAALRRGVTDTQQATQLNLAGANLQPGFVLSGLGELAQSVLTCDRVIQF; encoded by the coding sequence ATGCTGAGTTACTGTTTGCTGGTGACTGGCCCAGCTTATGGCACACAGCAAGCAAGCAGCGCATTGCAGTTTGCGCAGGCGCTGTTGGCTGAAGGGCACAAACTGAAAAGTGTGTTCTTCTATCGGGAAGGCGTGCTAAATGCCAACCAGCTGACGTCACCCGCGAATGATGAGTTTGATCTTGTACGCGCCTGGCAGCAGTTGGGTGCTGCGCATCAGGTGGCGCTGAATGTCTGTGTTGCCGCGGCGCTGCGACGGGGCGTGACCGACACACAGCAAGCGACTCAGCTCAACCTTGCTGGTGCGAATCTGCAACCCGGCTTTGTTCTGAGCGGGTTGGGTGAACTGGCGCAATCGGTGCTGACCTGCGATCGGGTTATTCAGTTTTAA
- the rpsG gene encoding 30S ribosomal protein S7, producing MPRRRVIGQRKILPDPKFGSELLAKFVNILMVDGKKSTAEAIVYTALETLAQRSGKDHLEAFEVALDNVRPTVEVKSRRVGGSTYQVPVEVRPVRRNALAMRWIVEAARKRGDKSMALRLANELSDAAENKGTAVKKREDVHRMAEANKAFAHYRW from the coding sequence ATGCCACGTCGTCGCGTCATTGGTCAACGTAAAATTCTGCCGGATCCTAAGTTCGGATCAGAACTGCTGGCCAAATTTGTAAACATCCTGATGGTAGATGGTAAAAAATCTACTGCTGAAGCAATCGTCTATACCGCGCTGGAGACCCTGGCTCAGCGCTCTGGTAAAGATCATCTGGAAGCTTTTGAAGTAGCTCTGGACAACGTTCGCCCGACTGTCGAAGTTAAGTCGCGCCGCGTTGGTGGTTCTACTTATCAGGTACCAGTAGAAGTCCGTCCGGTTCGTCGTAATGCGCTGGCAATGCGTTGGATCGTAGAAGCTGCTCGTAAACGCGGTGATAAATCTATGGCTCTGCGCCTGGCGAACGAACTTTCTGATGCAGCAGAGAACAAAGGTACTGCTGTTAAGAAACGTGAAGACGTTCACCGTATGGCCGAAGCTAACAAGGCGTTCGCTCACTACCGTTGGTAA